The DNA window GTTGGTGTTATATTAGACAATAAATAACACTTACCAATGAAATCATTCTTGTTACATAAGTGTCCGACGCAACAACCAGTACAAGACGTGCCATTCGTCCGTTTATTGCATGTAAGGGTATTGTTTCTCATAGCttcaacacattttctgtatgtGCTGCAGGACCTTTCAGTCTTCAGTTTAGCACCGTTCATTGATATTGCGAATCGGCATACAGGCTGtaataatagatatgaaaattatacactacaacaacaatatttattagGACGATTACTGC is part of the Octopus sinensis unplaced genomic scaffold, ASM634580v1 Contig02124, whole genome shotgun sequence genome and encodes:
- the LOC115227226 gene encoding uncharacterized protein LOC115227226, whose translation is MNGAKLKTERSCSTYRKCVEAMRNNTLTCNKRTNGTSCTGCCVGHLCNKNDFIGWTKSLVFRLIFKKFNEYKIPAENISRAIEHDLSTVTGTLELKTV